A region from the Triticum aestivum cultivar Chinese Spring chromosome 3D, IWGSC CS RefSeq v2.1, whole genome shotgun sequence genome encodes:
- the LOC123078488 gene encoding regulator of telomere elongation helicase 1 homolog — protein sequence MPVYRIRGVDVDFPYDAYDCQITYMDRVLQSLQQGNNALLESPTGTGKTLCLLCSALAWRRTFGEFLRGGGGGGGGGGSQPSGSQQSGASATQSSSYPVIIYASRTHSQLRQVIKELKATSYRPKMAVLGSREQMCIHEEVSKLRGKAQNNGCHYLCKKRLCRHNNIVTDYMKNNTELGSEPFDIEDLVNIGRTKGPCPYYISRELSKSVDILFAPYNYLIDPGNRRSLTGISWNNAVLIFDEAHNLESICADAASFDLLTSNLTSCITEAQECIQLCSFKRSIENSAEKQFDPENYAILKALLMALEKKIGELVIDSKELGYTKPGSYIYEFLSELNITSETSKKLIETIDSASLLLEEGNSGETKAGVKAKSTVSRLETIRDMLDIIFKGGGQNHAKYYSFHVNESSRQTSGDSLQVFGKASRTLSWWCFNPGLAMEEFLKLGVRSIILTSGTLSPLDSLAMELNLEFPVRLENPHVISQDQIWVGVVPVGPSGHPLNSSYRTRETVKYKQELGTVIVNFARIVPDGLLVFFPSYSMMDKCIDYWKNRNHEHSVDDSTIWQRMCKHKQPVIEPRQSSNFPNAIEDYAAKLRDPSTSGAIFFAVCRGKVSEGLDFADRAGRAVIVTGMPFSTPTDPKVRLKREYLDKQAKPSNKNPKALTGEEWYVQQAARAVNQAVGRVIRHRHDYGAIIYCDERFVWPNYQSQMSYWLKPYIKCYSKYGEVVQTLTRFFRDKVCVDPKEMDSNDSVTPPADKCLPQEILSDSPATAVNEHQGTTVSLNATTRKNNYMKFTQITPANRTTLPMKHGCSTSSQLTSSRGQFSQDSQVVDLIDNATMHGQLKEHTLKSMRLKKAKIADVSSQLKHNVESRALTGNRGQQSTPPSKRSTIEQACEKNEAIQERCGGQESTTGPAFLKLAREKLSTAEYGEFVEFMKALKLKTMHIKDSLEAIAKLFSSPGRLTLLEGFRVFVSKNHLPLYEQLVRKYTMANT from the exons ATGCCGGTCTACCGCATCCGCGGCGTGGACGTCGACTTCCCCTACGATGCCTACGATTGCCAGATCACCTACATGGACCGCGTCCTCCAGTCACTGCAACAG GGTAATAACGCGCTGCTCGAGAGCCCGACGGGGACGGGGAAGACGCTCTGCCTGCTCTGCTCCGCGCTCGCTTGGCGGCGCACCTTCGGGGAGTTTCTGCGGGGCGGTGGCGGAGGTGGGGGCGGGGGAGGCAGCCAGCCATCAGGGAGCCAGCAGTCTGGGGCTTCCGCGACCCAGTCATCGTCGTACCCCGTGATTATCTATGCCTCCCGGACGCATAGCCAGCTTCGGCAGGTGATCAAGGAGCTCAAGGCCACCAGCTACAG GCCGAAAATGGCAGTGCTGGGCTCCCGTGAGCAGATGTGCATCCATGAAGAAGTGAGCAAACTCCGGGGAAAAGCACAGAACAATGGTTGCCACTACCTCTGCAAGAAGCGCTTGTGCCGTCATAACAACATTGTCACTG ATTACATGAAAAACAACACCGAGCTTGGGAGTGAGCCTTTTGACATTGAAGACTTGGTTAATATTGGGAGAACCAAGGGACC TTGCCCATATTACATTTCCCGGGAGCTTTCCAAGTCGGTTGATATTTTATTTGCTCCTTATAACTATCTCATTGATCCGGGAAATCGGCGTTCCTTAACTGGCATATCATGGAACAATGCAGTACTTATATTTGATGAAGCACACAATCTG GAGAGTATATGTGCAGATGCTGCCTCTTTTGACTTGCTTACCAGCAACCTCACTTCTTGCATCACGGAAGCTCAAGAATGCATCCAATTGTGTTCATTCAAGAGGTCCATTGaaaattctgctgaaaaacaattTGACCCAGAAAACTATGCTATCCTCAAAG CTCTTTTAATGGCACTTGAAAAAAAAATCGGTGAGCTTGTAATTGATTCCAAGGAGCTGGGTTACACAAAGCCTGGGAGTTACATATACGAGTTCCTCTCTGAACTGAATATTACGTCTGAAACATCCAAAAAGCTTATTGAGACTATCGATAGTGCTTCTCTACTGCTCGAGGAAG GAAATTCTGGTGAAACTAAAGCTGGTGTTAAGGCAAAATCTACTGTGTCTAGATTGGAAACAATTAGAGATATGCTTGACATAATATTTAAGGGTGGTGGTCAAAACCATGCGAAGTATTATAGT TTTCATGTGAATGAATCATCTCGACAGACATCTGGTGACTCATTGCAAGTTTTCG GTAAGGCTTCAAGGACTCTTAGTTGGTGGTGTTTTAACCCAGGGCTGGCTATGGAGGAATTTCTGAAGTTGGGTGTACGCTCCATTATTTTAACTTCTGGAACTTTATCTCCCTTAGACTCGCTTGCCATGGAATTAAACCT TGAGTTCCCTGTCAGGCTAGAGAATCCTCATGTCATTTCTCAAGATCAAATCTGGGTTGGAGTTGTGCCTGTGGGGCCATCAGGACACCCACTTAATTCTTCTTATCGGACACGTGAGACTGTAAAATACAAACAAGAATTGGGCACTGTTATAG TTAATTTTGCCCGTATTGTGCCAGATGGTCTCCTTGTTTTCTTTCCTTCATATTCTATGATGGACAAGTGTATCGACTACTGGAAAAATAGG AACCATGAACATTCAGTGGATGATAGCACAATATGGCAGAGAATGTGCAAGCATAAGCAGCCAGTTATAGAGCCTAGGCAGTCTTCAAACTTCCCAAATGCAATTGAG GATTATGCGGCCAAATTACGCGATCCCTCTACTTCTGGGGCAATTTTTTTCGCAGTTTGTCGCGGCAAA GTTAGTGAGGGTCTTGATTTTGCTGACCGTGCTGGGAGAGCTGTAATAGTTACTGGAATGCCCTTCTCCACCCCGACTGATCCTAAG GTTCGGCTCAAGCGTGAGTATTTGGATAAGCAGGCTAAACCATCTAACAAAAACCCAAAG GCTTTGACAGGAGAGGAGTGGTATGTACAACAAGCAGCAAGGGCTGTCAATCAGGCTGTTGGACGCGTCATCAGACATCGCCATGACTATGGAGCAATTATTTACTGTGACGAAAG GTTTGTGTGGCCAAATTACCAATCCCAGATGTCCTACTGGCTCAAACCTTATATAAAG TGCTACTCTAAGTATGGGGAAGTAGTTCAAACATTGACAAGATTTTTCCGGGATAAAGTTTGTGTAGACCCAAAAGAGATGGACTCTAATG ATAGCGTTACACCGCCTGCAGACAAATGTCTGCCGCAGGAGATTCTATCTGACTCG CCTGCCACAGCAGTAAATGAGCACCAGGGAACTACAGTATCATTGAATGCAACCACCAGAAAAAACAACTATATGAAGTTTACCCAGATCACTCCTGCCAATCGCACTACCCTTCCTATGAAACATGGCTGTTCCACTTCTTCACAGCTCACATCCTCAAGGGGCCAATTTTCTCAGGATTCTCAGGTTGTTGATTTGATCGATAATGCGACCATGCATGGACAATTGAAGGAACATACCTTAAAGTCTATGAGGCTTAAGAAGGCTAAAATAGCAGATGTCTCTTCACAATTGAAACATAATGTTGAGTCGAGAGCTTTGACTGGAAACCGAGGTCAACAATCTACACCTCCATCAAAAAGAAGTACCATTGAACAAGCATGTGAAAAGAATGAGGCTATTCAAGAAAGATGTGGAGGCCAGGAATCTACTACTGGACCGGCCTTCTTGAAGCTG GCTCGAGAAAAGCTCAGTACTGCAGAGTATGGAGAGTTTGTTGAATTTATGAAGGCCTTAAAATTGAAAACCATGCACATCAAAGACTCACTAGAAGCAATAGCGAAACTGTTTTCTTCTCCAGGGCGACTCACACTTCTTGAAGG GTTCAGGGTCTTCGTTTCTAAGAATCATCTTCCATTATATGAGCAGCTTGTTCGAAAATATACCATGGCTAATACATAA